One Gossypium hirsutum isolate 1008001.06 chromosome A08, Gossypium_hirsutum_v2.1, whole genome shotgun sequence genomic window, GTGGTGGCACATTGGTTTTCCTATACATCTATCGAAACTAACCCAATGGCTTCTCGAATCTGGTTTTCGGTACATTTTAGGTCGATTCATGCATTTATTAAGGAGTTTTCTGATCTTCTCATTCTGTTCTAGGAACTTTCATGCGGTATAAATATGTATTGTTTAGGCTTCTAGTAGTAGTTTAACTTTAAATGCGTGTGATATATGTTGTCTCTCTGACTGGTAACCCGATTAACAGTTAGGACGGTTATAATTATGGTCATTCCTGCCTTTGCGTTTATCGGTTTTATTTACTTTTCTTGCAAGCTAAGGTGTCTTCGCTATGCAGGAAGCTAGAGCATTGCTAGGAAGAATCGAATATCAGAAAGGAAATATTGAAGCTGCACTACATGTGTTTGAAGGAATAGATATCGCCGCAATAATTCCCAAAATGAAACTCAGCCTTACTCGAAAAGTTGAAAGGCGTAAGAGACAATCTCATGATTATGCTCCTCCCCCAATGTCTGTTCATACCATTAGTTTACTGCTAGAAGCAATCTTTCTCAAAGCACAATCATTGCAACATCTCCAAAGGTTTCGAGGTAAGGGTAATGATTTATGTATTTGTGCACCGATCTTACATTGGctttgtttgttttgttataTTTGTGATCATTCTTGCAGAAGCTGCTCAAACCTGTAAAGTTATTCTGGACGTAATAGAATCTTCGTTACCGGATGGCTTGCCGGAAAACTTTGGTGCCGACTGTAAATTGCAGGAGACTCTAAACAAGGCAGTTGAGTTGCTTCCGGAGTTATGGAAATTAAGTGATTCTCCATTTGAAGCAATCTTGTCTTACAGGTGGGCGCTTCTTCATATATGGAATCTTGACGTGGAAACTACTGCAAGGATTCAAAAACATTTTGCCGTTTTTCTCCTGTATTGCGGAGATGAAGCTTGTCCCCCAAACCTCCGCTCGCAAATGGGCAGTTCATTTGTCCCAAGGAATAACATAGAGGAGGCTATACTGCTCTTAATGATTCTATTAAGAAAAGTTGCTCTAAAAAGAATCGAATGGGATCCATCGATTTTGGATCATCTATCTTTTGCTCTCTCCGTATGCGGTGATTTAAGGGCTTTGGCTAAGCAAATAGAAGAACTGCTTCCGGGGGTAATTAATCGCAAAGAAAGTTACCGTATTCTATCTCTCTGTTACCATGGAGCAGGTGAAGATTCGGCTGCTTTGATTCTACTCCGAAAATTGTTGAACAGTAACGAGGATCCACGTTGTGTTCCAGGATTGATGATGGCATCAAGAATTTGCGGGGAAAAACCTATTCTTGCGGAAGAAGGGATCAGTTTTGCTCATAGAGCCCTTGAAAGCCTGGAGGAAGAATGCAATGAATTGGAAGGTACCAGTAACTTTTTATTGGGTGTGGCTTGTTCAATGCATTCGAAGTCCGTCTTATCCGATTTTGAAAGGGTTGCAATACAGTCCGAGGCCCTCCAGGCTTTGGAAAGTGCTTGGAAAATCACAAACATGAAAGATCCCAGTATTCTTTATCATCTTAGCCTGGAAAATGCCGAGCAGAGAAAGCTGGGAGCTGCACTTTATTATGCAAAGTCTTTGTTAAAACTAGAAGGTGGTTCTAACATTAAGGGATGGCTGTTATTGGCTCGTATATTGTCAGCTCAAAAACGTTTCGTGGATGGTGAAATTGTTCTTGATGCTGCCTTGGATCAAACTGGGAAATGGGATCAAGGAGAATTGTTGCGCACCAAAGCTAAGCTTCAAATTGCACGGGGACAACTCAAGAATGCCGTTGAGACGTATAGTCAGCTTCTTGCCCTTCTTCAAGTACAGTGTAAAAGCTTTGTTTTGGGGAAGAAGCTTCATAAGGTCTGTTACGCGCCTAGCATTCTTTCTGTTTCCTATATTTTAACTGGTTTTGAAATGGCCTATTAGCGTACGAATGAGGGAAGCTACGATTGCCAGTTTTGAAACTTATTATGTCCATTTCAACTTACTAAAAGCTCTTTATGTTCTTAGAACATTAAACCCAAGTTTGCATTGTATAATGCCTCTTTTTTTCTGTCATGTTTCGGGTGAAAATATTTTCAGGGAAACAACCTTTATAGCAACTAATCTTTTTCAAA contains:
- the LOC121204686 gene encoding protein NPGR2; translation: MRSNIRIKKPRRGGVWRDLGQKMKCLCAGEKLIKVEQMIPPSESLAVEDHSLCGHSSKFSNGENKPDTGNIEEAELSLRESSSLNYEEARALLGRIEYQKGNIEAALHVFEGIDIAAIIPKMKLSLTRKVERRKRQSHDYAPPPMSVHTISLLLEAIFLKAQSLQHLQRFREAAQTCKVILDVIESSLPDGLPENFGADCKLQETLNKAVELLPELWKLSDSPFEAILSYRWALLHIWNLDVETTARIQKHFAVFLLYCGDEACPPNLRSQMGSSFVPRNNIEEAILLLMILLRKVALKRIEWDPSILDHLSFALSVCGDLRALAKQIEELLPGVINRKESYRILSLCYHGAGEDSAALILLRKLLNSNEDPRCVPGLMMASRICGEKPILAEEGISFAHRALESLEEECNELEGTSNFLLGVACSMHSKSVLSDFERVAIQSEALQALESAWKITNMKDPSILYHLSLENAEQRKLGAALYYAKSLLKLEGGSNIKGWLLLARILSAQKRFVDGEIVLDAALDQTGKWDQGELLRTKAKLQIARGQLKNAVETYSQLLALLQVQCKSFVLGKKLHKDHRYSLTSFEQEIWHDLAYLYISLSQWRDAEICLSKSKAISSYSAVRFHATGVLYERKGLLKEAMEAFRTALDIDPDHVPSMISAAAVLRRVGGQCNAVIKSLLMNALRVDQMNGLAWYNLGLLHKTEEVGSSMEEAAECFEIAAILEESAPIEPFR